The Pyrus communis chromosome 2, drPyrComm1.1, whole genome shotgun sequence genome includes a window with the following:
- the LOC137724339 gene encoding uncharacterized protein — MDFSMGYATFVASLLLCLSSSPTLFANARASSLIRSVCKQTQDQFGYNYKRCVKSLWKDIPTRSASNLKDLDTTILKLALTNAQQSKAFFVNALNTTGNNIVMGSGAVKQCADSYDFAVDGFAFSVRGIKDNDISVSQILTQVQDEIVRCEKASTSTEIELPYLVSSTNFLTMLYRDVAFLITSQLFHI, encoded by the coding sequence ATGGACTTCTCAATGGGGTATGCAACTTTCGTTGCATCCTTGCTCTTATGTCTCTCATCATCTCCAACACTATTTGCAAATGCAAGAGCGTCTTCATTAATTAGAAGTGTTTGCAAGCAAACCCAAGACCAATTCGGCTACAACTACAAGCGATGTGTAAAATCTCTTTGGAAAGATATCCCGACTCGATCAGCATCTAATCTCAAAGATCTTGACACAACCATTCTTAAATTAGCACTAACAAATGCACAACAAAGCAAAGCTTTCTTTGTCAATGCTCTCAACACCACCGGCAACAATATTGTTATGGGCTCCGGAGCAGTAAAACAATGTGCAGATTCATATGATTTTGCGGTAGACGGTTTTGCTTTCTCAGTGCGAGGGATCAAAGATAATGACATATCAGTCTCCCAAATACTCACGCAAGTACAAGACGAAATTGTTCGTTGCGAAAAAGCATCGACCTCTACCGAAATTGAACTTCCTTATTTAGTATCTTCGACAAATTTCTTGACCATGTTGTATAGGGATGTTGCCTTCCTCATTACTTCCCAGCTATTCCATATCTAG
- the LOC137724340 gene encoding uncharacterized protein: MDSSIGYATFIASLLLCLSSSPTPFTNARASSLIRSVCKQTQDQFGYNYKRCVKSLWKDIPTRSASNLKDLDTTILKLALTNAQQSKAFFVNALNTTGNNIVKGSGAVKQCANSYDFAVDGLAFSVRGIQDNDKSVSQILTQVQDEIVRCKKALTSTEIELPYLVSSTNFLTILYRDVAFLITSQLFHI; encoded by the coding sequence ATGGACTCCTCAATTGGATATGCAACTTTCATTGCATCCTTGCTCTTATGTCTCTCATCATCTCCAACACCATTTACAAATGCAAGAGCGTCTTCATTAATTAGAAGTGTTTGCAAGCAAACCCAAGACCAATTCGGCTACAACTACAAGCGATGTGTAAAATCTCTTTGGAAAGATATCCCAACTCGATCAGCATCTAATCTCAAAGATCTTGACACAACCATTCTTAAATTAGCACTAACAAATGCACAACAAAGCAAAGCTTTCTTTGTCAATGCGCTCAACACCACTGGCAACAACATTGTTAAGGGCTCCGGAGCAGTAAAACAATGTGCTAATTCATATGATTTTGCAGTAGACGGTCTCGCTTTCTCAGTGCGAGGGATCCAAGATAATGACAAATCAGTCTCCCAAATACTTACACAAGTACAAGACGAAATTGTTCGTTGCAAAAAAGCATTGACCTCTACCGAAATTGAACTTCCTTATTTAGTATCTTCGACAAATTTCTTGACCATTTTATATAGGGATGTTGCATTCCTCATTACTTCCCAACTATTCCATATCTAG
- the LOC137727154 gene encoding GLABRA2 expression modulator-like, which translates to MDSRPSETQGTAQANNPYVHYSPVPATSNSSTKQPMANMVEALCHCGKRVEVATKRAEAKADNVWNHLRTCPSFTEAMMARLSTGTKVLAAGGEEKVFQQTFERVTGEKLLHSYACHLSTSHGPVIGMMYISDKRIAFCSDFSYYLCPGNPTLMHYKVVVPLDQLRTVNPSANRWNPSEKYIQIVTRDGHEFWFMGFISYDKALRNLSQAPELSQNN; encoded by the exons ATGGATAGTCGTCCCTCTGAAACTCAAGGCACAGCCCAGGCAAACAATCCTTATGTCCATTATTCGCCTGTTCCGGCCACATCGAATTCTTCTACCAAGC AACCGATGGCAAATATGGTTGAGGCATTGTGCCACTGCGGTAAAAGGGTTGAAGTTGCCACCAAAAGAGCAGAGGCCAAGGCGGACAATGTCTGGAACCACC TGAGAACGTGCCCGAGTTTCACAGAAGCAATGATGGCAAGGCTAAGTACCGGAACAAAGGTGCTTGCTGCCGGAGGAGAAGAAAAAGTGTTTCAGCAGACATTTGAAAGAGTGACAGGAGAAAAGCTCTTACATTCATATGCTTGCCATCTATCAACTTCTCATGGACCTGTGATTGGGATGATGTACATCTCCGATAAACGAATAGCCTTCTGCAGCGATTTCTCTTACTATTTGTGCCCAGGAAATCCAACTCTCATGCATTACAAG GTGGTGGTGCCGCTTGATCAGCTAAGAACAGTAAATCCTTCAGCAAACAGATGGAACCCTTCGGAAAAATATATACAGATTGTCACAAGGGATGGTCATGAATTCTGGTTCATGGGGTTCATATCCTATGACAAAGCCCTCAGGAATCTAAGCCAAGCTCCAGAGCTATCTCAGAATAACTGA
- the LOC137724341 gene encoding uncharacterized protein: MDFSIGYATFLASLLLCLSSSPTPFANARASSLIRSVCKQTQDQFGYNYKRCVKSLWKDIPARSASNLKDLDTTILKLALTNAQQSKAFFVNVLNTTGNNIVKGSGAVKQCADSYDFAVDGFAFSVRGIKDNDKSVSQILTQVQDEIVRCEKALTSTEIELPYLVSSTNFLTMLYRDVAFLITSQLFHI, translated from the coding sequence ATGGACTTCTCAATCGGATATGCAACTTTCCTTGCATCCTTGCTCTTATGTCTCTCATCGTCTCCAACACCATTTGCAAATGCAAGAGCGTCTTCATTAATTAGAAGTGTTTGTAAGCAAACCCAAGACCAATTCGGCTACAACTACAAGCGATGTGTAAAATCTCTTTGGAAAGATATCCCAGCTCGATCAGCATCTAATCTCAAAGATCTTGACACAACCATTCTTAAATTAGCACTAACAAATGCACAACAAAGCAAAGCTTTCTTTGTCAATGTGCTCAACACCACCGGCAACAATATTGTTAAGGGCTCTGGAGCAGTAAAACAATGTGCAGATTCATATGATTTTGCGGTAGACGGTTTTGCTTTCTCAGTGCGAGGGATCAAAGATAATGACAAATCAGTCTCCCAAATACTCACACAAGTACAAGACGAAATTGTCCGCTGCGAAAAAGCATTGACCTCTACTGAAATTGAACTTCCTTATTTAGTATCTTCGACAAATTTCTTGACCATGTTGTATAGGGATGTTGCATTCCTCATTACTTCCCAGCTATTCCATATCTAG